AGATTGCTGCTCCACCTTACAATACCGATATCCTTACGCTTTCTGATAAGGGTGTAATGATGAACCATCGCCTCATCAGTACTGCATTTGATTTTGATGGTCAGATTGTCACCATCAACACTGGTTCTGGAAAAACAGTTTACACCATCAGTGGCACTTACGATTCGCCTCGTTTAAAGCGATTGGTTCCTAGCACCCCTTCTCAGCAGTTCATTAAAGAAGGCTATGAAGATACTGCAATCGGTGATACTCATAGTATCATGCAACAACGACGTGCTTCATTAGCTGAACAATTCAAAAGGTAACCCTACGCAAGATCTCCCTCCGGCCTGCTTGTTTACCAACACCCTTAGCTTTGTGATACCGCTTCAATTCACGGTTTTTCTTATAGTTTGTCACAAATTTTTATAACTTCATGTCGTGTAATTTCACTTATGAGATCTTCTTAATGAACATTGTTTTGTTTTAT
This genomic window from Vibrio toranzoniae contains:
- a CDS encoding DUF2850 domain-containing protein, translated to MAKKLTKSRDLLANLLLYGFLFAGFMIALSAGYLAYQTHQQSVSPSNVYGTWIEIAAPPYNTDILTLSDKGVMMNHRLISTAFDFDGQIVTINTGSGKTVYTISGTYDSPRLKRLVPSTPSQQFIKEGYEDTAIGDTHSIMQQRRASLAEQFKR